Part of the Lolium rigidum isolate FL_2022 chromosome 6, APGP_CSIRO_Lrig_0.1, whole genome shotgun sequence genome, AGACGAGAAGGAGAGTCGGAGATACTTGGGCGGCCAATGCCATGTACTGATGTACTCCGAGCAGGGAGGAAGAAGCCAAGGAGAGCGACGTACGGGATCAACTTGTGGCGATGGCTGGCCGGGCTGGCCAACATCGCGCCGGGCTACGAGAGCGAGGCGAGACAGGTCAGCGTCGCCGCACGAGGACGAGGCATCGGAATGGTCCGTTTCACCGTACGCATGATTGGAAGCCTCCTGACTCATCGCAAGGAGGAGGCGTTTCCCGGGGGCGGTGTAGCCCGGGGGAGGGCCGGAGCCGGAGCAAGTCCGGCCGGGCTGCCGGAAATGCGGTGAACTGCCGCCGCCAAGGCACGCTGAGTCATCTGATTTGGCATGTTTCGGCAGAACAGATGATTTCGACAAACCAAGCAAACTACCctgacatacatacatacatggcACTTGTTTCTGGATCGATCCACGGCTCGTGCGTGCTGACGATCTTCACACGTTCAGACATTTTAGATTGCACATGCCGTCTCACGGTTTTCGCGGCGCTAGCTGCGTGCGCCCTGGCTTGTTTCGCAGCAACAGATCTGGTGTGCCTGGTTTGTGTATCCATCTTCTTCTATTTTCGGAAGAAAATGTATGCATCAAGCAAAATAGGGCGTCAGGTCCACACAAACCATGCATCAGGTCCACACTCAAGATCAACATGATGTACGCAGATTAAACACTATCCACGCAACATTCAGGGCCCAGACTCGAGAAGCAGTGGTGTGACAGTGCCGACCCTCCTTGTTTCGACGCCTTTTGCTGTGCCTGGAAACGAACGCAACACACAGCCGCGGCGGCTAGCTCGCGCGCCCGCCCGTTCGATGCAGCGACAAGCCGCAGAGTACGTGGTGCATGTATTGTACGCGCGCGGCCCAACGGGATCGGTCGCCGGTTGCCGCAGCGCCGATCGGGCGTACACGGCCACATGCGTGTCCCAATAATTTGTGTCACTGGATAGGCCCGACCCCAGACTGCGACCGGCACGTGCACAGTGAGCTGGTAGCTGCACCAGCCCCAGCGGTGACTTCTTTCAACTAAATATCAGTTTAAACCAATTACTatgttttttcgattttttttcttAGTTGTGTCATACTGAATGATTTAACTGAAGCACATAACACGCCGTTTATGATGGCTAAACTGAAATGACTTAGCAGCTTGTTTGGCAATTAAAGGGAAATGGAATGGGAGTTAACGTGAATTCCCAATCCCCCATCTCAATTACCTACCCTCCCCCAGGTAAGAGTTTTGTGGGAGTTTACCACGTGAATTCCCTCTCCAATTCCCTAGCTAAGTCCCATTCCATCCAAACAATCGGTGGATTAAAACTCCATATACCTTCAACTCCCATTCCCTACCTCCAACTCCTCCCAACCAAACATGCTATAGTAGTTTCTTGTCTTAAATCAGCTAGGTCATGCTATTTAGATTGGCTATTTTGACCTAAATGTGGCTCTCCCTAAATTTTAAACAACTTTTTATTTCTTCGAAAACCTTAGTGTTTCCGTTGCGATGGCTAACCTAAAATGATTTAGCCTTTTTGGGGCCCAAAACAGCTAGAACACGTTACTTGTGTTGGCTAGTTTCCAAGCATTTTGGACACACTAGGTAAAAAAACACGTAGGCCACTCCATTAGATATGATTATGTTCAAATGAGTTTGTCATTTTCAGCATGTATTTTGAAGAAACTTGCCAACCAAAATAGGTGTGACCTCCATTTCAAGTTTAGAAAAGGGTCATTTAGGAATTAGGATAAAGAGCACGGCCCCGATAAATATCACCGCTAACTAGTCACGCTAACAACTCAGGAAAGTTGGGGCACACGTTTTTTTAGGTGAGGCTGAAGTAAATTTATTTTTAGAAGCATGTACCTCgtttaaataaaatggaaaaTGCCATTCTAAAGTTTCCAACAAATCCTAAAACTACCTCTACATGTTGGCAATGTTCACTTCTACCAACGTCCAAACTTTCAGCACGGAATAACTAATATTCAAGGCcgctaaagaaaagaaaaactcgcATGTCTGAGGTAGTATCAGATTGTGTCATTTTTGTGCAGGAGGCCGATCAGGAGTGGGCAAATTTCATCAAGGCCGCGTAGATACCCTGCGAGCTATAATTAGATCAAGGGTTTTAGCCAATTATTTACTTCTCTATACCAGTCTGCATATATGCTTTTGTATTATGTGCTCACAGAAATCGTGGCGCCAGATGTTTTTTTAAATTATGCTATATAGCCATGTAGGTGGCAGAGCAACCGCAAATCACTTATGCGGTAGGAGACTTTAATAGTACATCCGCTAGAAATGCTCTAACCAGTTTATTAGGATCTCTGTGTAGCTcgacacacacaaaaaaatgagAGAACGTGGGCTTTGCGCATCTGTGACCAGCCAGAATTGACACGACCTTGAACTACCGCGGGACCTGCAAATCACCAAAGTATCATGAGTATACTACTAAACAAAGAAAAACGACAGCTAAGGAATCTGTTTTCTTCTAAATGAGGAAGCCAAAACGTGTCCCACAAAAAAGAAAGTCAAACACAAAACATGATACGAAATAGGATGCTGCATCCCTTCACAGCAAAGCCAAGTCGCATGGGGCTCACGATCGAACTACTAGTTAATTACAGAAATGCTCATCAACTGATCGATGTGATCTCCATGTATATATAGAGTACGACTGATCCTTCCATTATTATGATGATGATAAGGACTTGTAGTTCCCGACTAGTGGGTTCCAATGGGGTTGGAGATCCAATCCGAGATCTCATCCCAATCCGCTCGCCCCAAGTCGTGGGCACCTCGCTCGCCATATAGAtaatctccatcaatccaatttaTTAATTATGATATGGTAAGGATATTACAACTGTATATGCAACGAAAGCTTGGGTCGTGTTTGACCTCTCGCCAAGTGATATCTAGCATATGGCTGGGTGAATTTTCAGAGTTTAAATGACCATATGTTTCGGCACGCGTTGCACGGTTCTCAAAATAGGCCAAGATTTTAACCCTCGAGGAGCGTGTTATCGGAAGCAGGCGAAGATAGCTCTCGATAAGCTCTCAAACACTCTAGTTCTATGTTTATCCATAACATACACGTTAGATGCTAACTACAGAGTTAATTTTCCGTCAGTATAAGCAATTATCTTCTTACTTGTTCGCTAGGTCAACTTTTTCTCTTTTGGGAGAACACACTGCTTTATTAAGTCATAATAACACTGTTACAATCAGCCTCTAGGCTATGGCCAAGAAAATCTGGATAAACATCTACCAAAACTGCATCTACAACACTCTCACAAGCATAGCGTGCACACTCATGAGCTACCATATTAGCATTTCTACCAGCAAAACTAAactcaaaaaaatcaaaagaagagCTAAGCTCATCTATCTCACTTAAGAGGTCTATTTGTAGGTGTCAACATGTGCATATCTTCCTTACGTTGCTTCGATTTAGTGTTATGTTTTGCCCGGCCTGATGCGTTTCTTCGGCTTCGATGTTGCAACATTTGGGGATTTTTTGCACTAATTTAGTTGTTAATGTAAGGCCGATGATTTATGCAAAGGGGATGATTAGTATGTATCCATTTATTGGTTATTCATATGAGGCTGGTTGTTTGAATTATTTGGCGGATGATTTAAACATGGATAGTTTGCATTTAGCATGTGTTGTGTACAACCGCACTAGTTGTCCACGATTGTTTCTAAATGTCCGATTATATCAGTGACTAGAGGTTTCAGCAAATGTCTCTACAATACATAGTAGTGCACAATAGTTTAGATGTGCTTTCTCCCTGATATCATAGGGACATCTGTTAGAACATTAATTTAGGTATCGTAATGATGATGTCCGTAATTATGATGTGTAAAGCCAATCTTGGATACTTCTGCCAATGATTATAATCTGTGGCACTACTATGTGCTCGGGAGGTGTTTTTGCAATACCTTGTGTTGTGCACTAACCTAGTGTGTGGTTATCTCTTCGATTTTTGTGTGCACCAAGTATGATGCTCCCCAATATGTTAATTTTTGTTGTatctgccgatgattaaaatgtgtgGCACTGtgtgtttttcattttatttatatGATTGTAAAAAAGAGTCTACAAGATAAAATAGTTGCTTGAGAGGAGCAACAACAACCAAAAAGCAAGAGGCTCCAGgccaaaagaaaagaagaaagctaTCTAAAATTTTCCACCCAAAAAACTATGCCATGATAAGACTTCTTCTTTGCTTTGTGAACTAGAAGGAAAAAAGCTCATCTTTAAACTTATTCCGACATCTGTAGACACTAGGAGGAGCAACCTTGAAGATAAAGTCATTGCGTGTGATCCATATGGACCAGGTGACCAGCATAATAATCTCCATAAAAAACGGTTTGGATATAGACAGTTTAAGGCTAGACAAAACCTCTTGAAGATCAAATTGTCCAGGCGGAGGGGGAACCCAGAGAGAACAGAGAGATTGCCAGCATAAAGCAACAAAGGGGCATTAGAAGAATAGATGATCCCTTGTCTCCAGATGCTGCTGATTGCACATGACACAAGAATAATCATCCATCACAAAATTCTTCCTTTGTAGAAGAGCTCTAGTGTCAAGTCTATTGTGAAGAAGATAGTATTTGTGAGTTATGTGTGCTATTTCCTTGAATGGGCCGACCATTGAAATGTGGCGGACACCATGAAATGTTTGAAGGCGGGACGAACTTACCATTCCAATCCGGGCGTGTCCATCTTCCGCATCGCGTATCGGTCCTCCCCCTATGATGATGTTATTGTTGTCGCGTGCATCCTTGGACCGTGAGGCGTACCGTTTAATTCTACTATGTTTATGTTTGCTGTTGCGTTTACGGATGTGTTGGGTTCTGTATGTAAGCTGACTCAGCACTTGACATCTTCCTCCTTTGTGATAAGGCCTTTGTGTTTTCAAAACACCCCTCATGCGTACAGAAGAATCGCACCCCGTAATTATAATTCTATTCGTCGCTCCTATGCTCTTATCATTTGATTGATTGATGGTTTCGTATGGACTGGTTCGTAGTCCAAGCTAGGCCTCGAATGTTACTGAAATGTTGGTCACCGTGGTTCTCCAACACGTTACAGATAGGCGCGCGTGGACCAATGAAACAAGTATGGTTTTGCTCTTGTTCAGAAAAAAAAAGTGTGGTTTTGCTGGGTGGAGGTGGACACGGGCATTTAGGACCGGAAGCCCGGTTGTCGATTTTCCTGGAGTATTTTTTTTATTAGTTCTCCTAGAGCTACCAGTTGTTTGCGTGTGCGCTTGCTTGTTGGCGTCTCACGGAACCACACGGGTCACGGGGGCAGCCAGACAGCCagccggagagaagaagaagacagagaGCAACGCAACAGCAAACCAACCATACCCAAGGGAAGGAAGACGAGGGAGCAGAGTAGGAGGGAGCTATAAGTAGCCGGCCATCTGACTCTTCCCTCTGCCTACCCGCCtcatccattccattccatttctCGCCCAATCCACCAAAGAAGAAAACACGCAGAGAGAGTCAGGAAACACAGATTAGCCGGGCGGTTGTCGGCTTTGGATCTCGCGAGGGAGGAGGCGTTTGTGAATGGTGAAGAGCGGCGAGGAGGATCAGTGCACCCGGTCGTCGCTGTTGGGGAGGTATGAGATCGGGCGGACCCTCGGGGAGGGCAACTTCGGCAAGGTCAAGTACGCGCGCCACCTCGCCACCGGCGCCCACTTCGCCGTCAAGATCCTCGATCGCAGCAAGATCCTCTCCCTCCGATTCGACGACCAGGTAGGATCTCGGGGATTCCCCTGTCCGTTTCCAGCGATTTTTCTCTTGGTCGCTGCCGTTCGGGCTGGGTTACTGATTCGTATTTTCTGAATCGCTGAGCAGATCAGGAGGGAGATCGGGACATTGAAGCTTCTCAAGCACCCCAATGTCGTCTGCTTGCATGAGGTGCGTGCTCATCCGGCCACCGAATCTAGACTTGGTTTTAATTACCTTCCACTGCTTCTTGTCTCGGCACTTAGCAGCAGAATTATTTTAGTGTTTTCTAGAGCTTCTAGAGTAGTGGTTTCCGGTTAAGATTGCGTAGCGGCTCTGGTTCTTGGCTTGCTTGCTCCATCTCCTTTTGGACAAAAAAACGGAGGGGGTTTAGTACTACGCTACTGGCAGGCTTAGTAAATAAATTAATAAAAACGGAAATGAGCTTTCGTGGTATCCTGTACGAGACGCAAATTAAGGAATACTACTATACGCAACGCAACCGCCGCCGCACGGCACGTCGCCGCCGGTTTCGCTCGCGCCACCGTGACACGCGCCGTCGAACCAGCCTAGTACCCTGGTTGGGAAAATTAACTTGCACTGAAACTCCATTGAAGAATTAGAATTTCCTCTAGTCCTCAACTACAGTACTACAGTAGTATATTTAGAAATGGCCCGATTAAGTCCACGTCAGCGGATGCCACGAGGCTGGGTCCCCACCCAACTCCCTCTACAGAAGCATGAGAAGCATGAGGCCCACCCAGCACGTTCTGCCACCAAGGTAAGCCGTCACGTCAGCCATGTGGCTGCCTTCCCAGGTCGGCCCGTCCCGCTGACAGCTGGGCCACCGTGTGATGAGCGAGCCTAAATCCTCATTATCCATGCAATTAAAAGCTTCGGGTCCCGCACACGTCTGTCCTATATCCTCGAGCGGGACCCGCGTTTCGTTCCTTGCAGTTGTGGCCACCTACTCTCTCCCGCCTGTTGCGCGGCGCCCTCAActctccactctctctctctctctctctctctctctctctctctctctctctctctctctctctctctctctcttccctgatgagatgagatgaacgCTATTCTATGGTGATTGACCCCAAGCATCATCAACAGCTGCCTGCCAACCCAACGCCCCGTTTGGTTCGTCTGCTACCCAAACCACCAGCCTCTCAAACAACAAACACTGCACATAAGTATATCAGTAGTTGTACACAGTACGTGGGCTAGCTAGATCGGCTAATCACAACTTGTCCAAGTAAAGGCCAAGGTGTGTATTTGTCTAACATGATGTCCTGCTAAACGTTATCTAAACATCAATCTACTCACACTTCCCCAAAGAAACAAGTCTTCTTGTCATTGCCTTACCGCATAATCGCAATCATGATGCGCTGCCAACTTTATCCGGCTTATCGCAATTATGTGCAAGCCGGCTTGTCCTATACAGACTATAATTGCAGACAACTCTTCTCTTTGCACACATATGTAGTTAGGGGAATGTATGGAAATTTACTAGGATTCATACTATGTGCATTTGAAAAGAAATACAGTTGGTGATACCGTGATCTATCTCGTTCAGGTTGCGGCTAGCAAAACAAAGATTTACATGGTGCTAGAGTTCGTGAATGGGGGCGAGCTCTTTGACAAGATCGTAAGCCACGAAAACCCTGTTCAAAACGTTGTCTTCTCCTTACAAAACTGGTGCTAGATCTTCTGACGCTCTTTTTGTTTCACTTGTAACTATTAAAGGCCATCAAAGGAAAACTTTCGGAACAAGAAGGAAGAAGGCTGTTTCAGCAGCTAATTGATGGTTTGGCCTACTGCCACGATAAAGGTGTCTACCACAGAGACCTTAAGGTACTTATCAAAtggtttactttatttgctattttaAGTCACAGATACCACGATGGCATGCTTCCTCAGTCGCATGTTTATTATTTTTTTACTCTTAACATCAGCAATACAAAATCTTAAGTATGGTTTCATTCTCCTGTTACAGCCGGAAAATGTTCTTGTCGACCGAAAAGGCAACATAAAGATCTCCGACTTTGGTCTCAGTGCTTTGCCTCAACATCTTGGGGTACGCTGATCTGGATACTCGGTTGAATATGGGTTTTTCTATACAAAATCAATCCAATCTATGCACGGATTACTAATTATGTGCACTTCATCTTTCAGACTGATGGATTGTTGCATACAACATGTGGCAGCCCTAATTACATTGCTCCAGAGGTAAGAAAGTTACAGCAAGAAAGTAACCTAAAAATTAGTTCCTCTAGGTGCTGATTTGGTACCAAATTTCTGCAGGTTTTGCAAAATAGAGGTTATGATGGCTCCTTGTCAGATATCTGGTCTTGCGGAGTAATTCTTTACGTAATGCTGGTTGGATACCTTCCATTCGATGACCGGAATCTTGTTGTCCTTTATCAAAAGGTAGGCTTCCAGATAAAACATCCTTTTATTTTGCACTGTCGGTCTATCACGTGTTCAAAGTTCAAATCATCCTGATGATGGCGTTTTATATTGTTTTGTTGGTCTAGATTTTCAAGGGAGATATGCAGATCCCCAAGTGGCTGTCGCCGGCTGCACAGGATCTTCTTCGTAAGATTCTTGAACCAAACCCGTTGAAGAGGATTACCATTGCAGGGATCAAAGAACATGCATggtttcggaagaactatgttccTGCTGCTCcatacgatgatgatgatgatgatgatataaATCTCGGTCCAGTTCTCTCAAAGAAAGAGGTATAACCATTTTCTAGACTGTTAGATCTGAAGTACTTCCAAAAAGTAGTATTTCTTAAAGCTGACTGGTGGTATCTTTATCCTGAAGCAAATTGATGAAGCCGGACAGGAAAAGCCTACTCATATCAACGCTTTTCAGTTGATCGGGATGGCGTCTTCCCTTGATCTATCAGGTTTCTTTGAGGAAGAGGTTCGTCCAGCCCCTTCTCTTTTCAGCCCCTTCTTTGTGAAGTCACTCATCCTGTCAAAAGAAGGTTTTGAGCTGTGTTATTAGCATCATAAGACATTGTAGCTGTCATCACGTAATCTTGCAATACTTATTACAACACTCAGTTAATCCTAATAGCGTATACATTTTTTCTTCTGAATCTAGGATGAGTACGATGACCAACTAACAATGAATGTGGACGTCAAGGAATGAATATTACTCATCTCACCTTACCATTTTCTGCATCCATTGCAGGATGTGTCTCAAAGAAAGATACGATTCACATCCATACATTCACCCAAGGATTTGTTTGACAAGATCGAGAATGTCGTGACAGTGATGGGATTCCAAGCTCAGAGGGGGCATAATAAGGTAAATATTCAGATCTTTTCTCATCACATCACAATGGTTGAAGTAAGTGATTGAACAGCAAAAAGTTGATAATCGTGTTATTTTGCAGCTCAAAGTCACGAAGTGTAAAAATCCAAAGAACGCAAGAGATCCATCATCATTCCTTGCCTGTGCTGAGGTAATTGCAGGATAGTTCAGTATGTACACAATGTAATACGGATAACACATCAGCTATACTAACAGTTCCTTCTGATCTTCAGGTGTTTGAACTGGGGCCGTCACTGTATGTTGTTGAGCTGAAGAAATCCCATGGAGATCGTACACTGTATAGAGAGGTAACAGCGAACACCATCTCACCAACAAATTTGACTTATGATGAAACAACAAAAAACTTGCATGATACTGATGAGAATGTATTGCAGCTGTGCGAGAAGCTATCTGATGAGCTGGGGGTGTGCAAGGAGCAGATAACGCAATCTCTGGACTCTGATCTAGCGAGCTTCAACGGAGGATCACCTCTCTCGGGTTTCTGAGAAACGGGGAATGAGGAAAATTCTCATTTCCTGAAAATTCTTGCTATAGGCGTAGCTTAGGATCATGCAGATAGTGTACAAAGAAAGTGGTGCAAATTATCTAACGAGTTGAAATATAAAGAAGTGATTCAATTCTTGTCCATCTGTTGCCCCCATTCGCTTTTATGATATGAAACGAAAATATCAGCAGTAGACAGCGATTCAGAAAACTAGCTGATGTGTCTGGAAAAAAAAACTAGTTGATCACATGTTACTGACCATGACCATATACTGATACATGCAATATACCTCACTGCCACTATGTGCAAAAAAGAAACTAATCATACACGATCAGATCAATGAACTAgattttggactgaaaaatgcataataagtgTAGGAACTTCGGAGATGGCTGGTGCAGAATGAAAACCGAGCTGCACGGGATGAATTAATTATATGTGTAGGAACAGGGTAACATGTCATCAACTAGAAATTCAGCCAGAACCAAGAACCGGATTATGACTCTTTTTTTAGAAAGTTACAGGATTACGCCACACTGTTAGGAAAAAAAATATCAATACTACAAATTTAAGTCTTGCAGTGTAGAATTCGACTGAATTTTTCAAGCTGGCGCATGATCGACTGATGGAGCATACTTACTCGATTACTCCTATTCTTctttctcctccgcctcatcattgtCCTTCCAGAACAGCTCTAGAGTCCTCGGACTATCGCCGAGCTTCTTACCAGGGAGGAGGAAGAAAGTGTTGAAATGTATTACTCTTCTTAAGTTTGGACTTATGGGTATGCACCAACTCAATATGCTACTATCTCAGTGGCGAACCTTCGGCTCAATATGCTACTACCTCAGTGACGGACCTTGGGCCGTATTACTGGGGAGCAAGTGGGCTGGGGGGTCATCAATACACATTCGTCCTTTTGTGTCACCAACAGAAGCTTGGGGTCATCTCAACGTTTAGTTCATGGGCAATGGAAGCACCGAGTTTTATATTGTCCAAACTATAGTCGGTGAGTTGGTGATGAATGACAGAGCGCCGCCTGAAAAACTATATCGAAGACTCGTGACGCTTCCGGTCTCCATGCATGAAGGATCACAAAAGTAAGGATGTGGATTAGATCAAGCGAAAGTTCTCAAGCCATCATGCCTTTTGATGGAAACATATCTTGGGAGACCGTATTTCCACATCTTGCAATCAAATGCCGAGTGAGTTTGTCTCCATGTTGATATTGAAGAAGATTGCCGAggatgctctttcttatgctcgaGTAAGAAACCAAATCCACCTTTAAAGTCGAAGGTGGATCAGTATGACggtaaaaagaagaagaagatggagaTGAATGTTGCCTTGAGGACACAAAGTATGTTTTCAATGAGCATATGGCTCTAGCGGACACGACTTCCTCGGAATAGTGGGACATTGTCTTGGTGAATCTCCTCCATGTTCTGTAAAATCTCTTATTATGCCTTAGAAT contains:
- the LOC124660526 gene encoding CBL-interacting protein kinase 1-like — its product is MVKSGEEDQCTRSSLLGRYEIGRTLGEGNFGKVKYARHLATGAHFAVKILDRSKILSLRFDDQIRREIGTLKLLKHPNVVCLHEVAASKTKIYMVLEFVNGGELFDKIAIKGKLSEQEGRRLFQQLIDGLAYCHDKGVYHRDLKPENVLVDRKGNIKISDFGLSALPQHLGTDGLLHTTCGSPNYIAPEVLQNRGYDGSLSDIWSCGVILYVMLVGYLPFDDRNLVVLYQKIFKGDMQIPKWLSPAAQDLLRKILEPNPLKRITIAGIKEHAWFRKNYVPAAPYDDDDDDDINLGPVLSKKEQIDEAGQEKPTHINAFQLIGMASSLDLSGFFEEEDVSQRKIRFTSIHSPKDLFDKIENVVTVMGFQAQRGHNKLKVTKCKNPKNARDPSSFLACAEVFELGPSLYVVELKKSHGDRTLYRELCEKLSDELGVCKEQITQSLDSDLASFNGGSPLSGF